A single region of the Chryseobacterium sp. 6424 genome encodes:
- a CDS encoding S46 family peptidase: MKRRNILLAAIIFPAVMAFGQQYGGMWIPTELNEKEMKDLGMKISAKQIFDPAKPSIKDAVVQFNGGCTAEIISPQGLLLTNHHCGYGQIQKHSSVQNDYLSDGFWAKNMGGELANPGVTVDFITDIKEVSAEVLAGTQNLEGKAAEDLIRTNLEKVQAGFKLEPWQKVVIKPMYYGNKYYAYVIETFKDIRLVGAPPSSIGKFGSDTDNWVWPRHTGDFAMFRIYADKNNRPAEYSKDNVPYKPKHFLPVSIKDKQENDFTFVFGFPGRTTEYLPAIAVEKIMTDTDPAMISVREVALKTLDEKMRADDETRIKYASKYASVANYWKKWIGEVEGLKKSDAVGKKKKYEQSLIAKNPQVKTTIDGLNALYTEQAPYALNRAYYSEVIRNAETLSLANQYLNFMQSYEAGKTDDKSMTSLKNRLASFYKDYDGALDAKVTAKLLALYANKTPQSFLPTNFAQFKDENANLSLIEEWSKNSVVSGRKSLNGATAATDIQKVFANPAELVKALKDDPFIKLATQLRTSYMTSTEDKYAQLQSQIDVLQKRYMAQQMETDKDRPFFPDANSTLRVAYGQVKGSNPRDAVYYGYQTHISGIMEKYVPGDYEFDVPKKLIDLYQAKDYGIYKDKTGEVPVNFTATNHTTGGNSGSPVLDAHGNLIGLNFDRQWEGTMSDINFDPRFSRNIMVDTKYILFIIDKYADAKWLINEMKIVK; the protein is encoded by the coding sequence ATGAAAAGAAGAAATATATTGCTTGCAGCAATAATTTTCCCGGCAGTGATGGCTTTTGGCCAGCAGTACGGCGGTATGTGGATCCCCACAGAACTTAATGAAAAGGAAATGAAGGACCTGGGAATGAAGATCTCGGCAAAACAGATTTTCGATCCTGCAAAACCCAGCATTAAAGATGCCGTAGTACAGTTTAACGGTGGCTGTACCGCAGAAATCATATCGCCACAAGGCCTTTTGCTTACCAACCACCACTGTGGCTACGGGCAAATCCAAAAACATTCGAGCGTACAGAACGATTATCTGTCTGATGGTTTCTGGGCGAAAAACATGGGAGGTGAACTGGCGAATCCTGGTGTAACGGTAGATTTCATCACTGATATCAAAGAGGTATCCGCTGAGGTACTTGCCGGTACACAAAACCTGGAGGGTAAGGCAGCAGAGGACCTGATCCGTACAAATCTTGAAAAAGTGCAGGCAGGCTTCAAGCTGGAACCTTGGCAGAAAGTAGTCATCAAACCCATGTATTACGGCAATAAATATTATGCATATGTTATTGAGACCTTTAAGGACATCCGCCTGGTAGGCGCGCCGCCATCAAGCATCGGGAAGTTCGGTTCAGACACCGATAACTGGGTTTGGCCACGGCATACCGGCGATTTTGCCATGTTCCGTATTTATGCTGACAAGAACAACCGTCCGGCAGAATATTCAAAAGACAACGTCCCTTATAAACCAAAACATTTTTTACCTGTATCCATTAAAGACAAGCAGGAAAACGATTTTACGTTTGTTTTCGGCTTCCCGGGAAGAACTACCGAATACCTACCGGCCATCGCTGTAGAAAAGATCATGACTGATACTGATCCTGCAATGATTTCGGTGCGCGAAGTAGCGCTGAAGACTTTGGATGAAAAAATGCGTGCTGATGATGAGACCAGAATTAAATATGCCTCTAAATACGCCTCTGTCGCCAACTACTGGAAAAAATGGATCGGCGAAGTGGAAGGTCTGAAAAAATCTGACGCGGTAGGTAAAAAGAAAAAATACGAGCAAAGCCTTATCGCTAAAAATCCGCAGGTAAAAACAACCATCGACGGGTTAAACGCCCTTTACACAGAGCAGGCACCTTACGCCCTGAACCGTGCATATTATTCGGAGGTGATCCGTAACGCGGAAACGCTGTCGCTTGCCAACCAATACCTGAACTTCATGCAAAGCTATGAAGCCGGCAAAACCGACGATAAAAGCATGACTTCCCTAAAAAACCGTCTCGCTTCTTTCTATAAAGACTACGATGGCGCGCTGGATGCAAAAGTGACCGCTAAGTTGCTTGCGCTTTATGCCAACAAAACCCCACAATCCTTCTTACCGACAAACTTCGCGCAGTTTAAAGATGAAAACGCCAACCTTTCCCTTATTGAAGAGTGGTCGAAAAACTCGGTGGTAAGCGGCAGAAAAAGTCTTAACGGCGCAACCGCAGCAACTGACATCCAGAAAGTATTCGCGAATCCGGCAGAACTTGTGAAGGCTTTAAAAGATGACCCGTTCATCAAATTAGCTACGCAACTCAGAACGTCTTATATGACTTCTACGGAGGATAAATACGCCCAGTTACAGTCTCAGATTGATGTTCTTCAGAAAAGATACATGGCGCAGCAGATGGAAACGGACAAGGATAGACCCTTCTTCCCGGATGCCAACTCTACCCTGCGTGTTGCTTACGGACAGGTAAAAGGATCTAACCCGCGTGATGCCGTTTATTACGGTTACCAAACCCATATTTCAGGGATTATGGAGAAATACGTACCGGGAGATTACGAGTTTGACGTTCCTAAAAAACTGATTGATCTTTACCAAGCCAAAGATTACGGAATCTACAAAGATAAAACCGGTGAAGTACCTGTAAACTTCACGGCGACAAACCATACGACCGGCGGTAACTCGGGAAGCCCGGTACTTGATGCCCACGGGAACCTGATCGGCCTGAACTTCGACCGGCAGTGGGAAGGAACGATGAGCGACATCAATTTCGATCCGCGATTCAGCCGTAATATCATGGTAGATACGAAATACATTCTGTTCATCATTGATAAATATGCTGATGCTAAATGGCTGATTAATGAAATGAAGATCGTAAAATAA